One window of Nitrososphaerota archaeon genomic DNA carries:
- a CDS encoding GIY-YIG nuclease family protein, whose translation MSRGVYTLLIKLGEGQSIKPRPELRWNLPKGYYVYTGSALGRGSTSLEKRLERHLRVNKKIFWHIDRLLSGSGRIVKVFYAETAAKIECELNQKISIAS comes from the coding sequence TTGAGTAGAGGGGTGTATACTCTGCTGATAAAATTAGGGGAAGGACAGTCAATCAAGCCCAGACCAGAGCTACGATGGAATCTCCCAAAGGGCTACTACGTTTACACAGGCTCAGCGTTAGGTAGAGGCTCAACCAGCCTAGAGAAGCGTCTAGAAAGGCATCTGAGGGTTAATAAAAAGATCTTCTGGCATATCGATAGGCTCCTTAGCGGCTCCGGTAGAATAGTCAAGGTATTTTATGCTGAAACCGCAGCAAAGATAGAATGTGAACTCAACCAGAAGATCTCTATTGCAAGCTAA